The proteins below come from a single Benincasa hispida cultivar B227 chromosome 4, ASM972705v1, whole genome shotgun sequence genomic window:
- the LOC120076183 gene encoding secreted RxLR effector protein 161-like: MDECKAARTPINQKEKLCKEDGDVKVDEGYFRSLIGFLMYFTVTRPNILNVVSILSRLMHCASELHLKAAKRVMRYIKGTSDFGIKFTRSKEFKLVGFFNSDWGGSIDDMRSTSGYCFTLDSSVFSWSSKKQEAVAQSTTEAEFIVATTTVNQALWLRKNLFDLDFE, encoded by the coding sequence ATGGATGAATGTAAGGCAGCAAGAACTCCAATTAATCAAAAGGAGAAgctatgcaaagaagatggtgaTGTCAAAGTTGATGAAGGATATTTTAGAAGTTTGATTGGTTTTTTGATGTATTTCACAGTAACAAGGCCAAACATTTTGAATGTTGTAAGTATTTTGTCTCGATTGATGCATTGTGCAAGCGAATTACATCTCAAGGCTGCCAAAAGAGTGATGCGATATATAAAAGGCACAAGTGATTTTGGTATCAAGTTCACAAGAAGCAAGGAGTTCAAGTTGGTTGGTTTTTTTAACAGTGACTGGGGAGGTTCCATTGATGATATGAGGAGCACTTCAGGCTATTGTTTTACTCTTGACTCTAGTGTTTTCTCATGGAGCTCAAAGAAGCAAGAAGCTGTAGCCCAATCTACTACTGAAGCAGAGTTTATTGTTGCAACAACTACTGTTAATCAAGCTTTATGGctaagaaaaaatttatttgaCCTTGATTTTGAGTAG
- the LOC120075488 gene encoding uncharacterized protein LOC120075488 isoform X2, with the protein MASRLDEEAPSPAAEDQTSEKSWQKSDREFLMIMITFVATIAGRTLPVVFGKTIPTAVFDGDNYQVWAVHMKAYMEALDIWEAVEEGYEIPDLPNNPIMAQIKLQKEKKTRKSKAKACLFVAVSSTIFTRIMTLKNQHMRYGIISSQSMREMQESKECVC; encoded by the exons ATGGCAAGTAGGCTTGATGAAGAAGCACCATCCCCAGCAGCTGAAGATCAAACCTCAGAGAAGTCTTGGCAGAAGAGTGATAGGGAATTTCTAATGATAATGATAACGTTCGTCGCAACCATTGCTGGACGAACCCTCCCCGTGGTGTTTGGCAAGACGATACCGACTGCAG TGTTTGATGGAGACAACTACCAGGTTTGGGCAGTTCATATGAAGGCATATATGGAAGCTTTGGATATTTGGGAAGCTGTGGAAGAGGGTTATGAAATTCCTGACCTCCCAAACAATCCTATCATGGCACAAATTAAATTGcagaaggagaaaaagacaaGAAAATCCAAGGCAAAGGCTTGTTTGTTTGTTGCAGTCTCATCTACTATATTCACTCGGATTATGACTCTAAAAAATCagcatatgagatatggaaTTATCTCAAGTCAGAGTATGAGGGAGATGCAAGAATCAAAGGAATGCGTGTGCTAA
- the LOC120075488 gene encoding uncharacterized protein LOC120075488 isoform X1 produces the protein MASRLDEEAPSPAAEDQTSEKSWQKSDREFLMIMITFVATIAGRTLPVVFGKTIPTAGKSIMASKHPSQFVAFIAGVTTAMVVSVMQIFVLINGLPYNKFSVSRNFLYFTMGIAISSMGTAYWTSVTPLTLPLQLPQIRTTLLINFVTGVVGLAILLCLQKIRESCKNSNQTQRMN, from the exons ATGGCAAGTAGGCTTGATGAAGAAGCACCATCCCCAGCAGCTGAAGATCAAACCTCAGAGAAGTCTTGGCAGAAGAGTGATAGGGAATTTCTAATGATAATGATAACGTTCGTCGCAACCATTGCTGGACGAACCCTCCCCGTGGTGTTTGGCAAGACGATACCGACTGCAG GGAAATCGATAATGGCCTCAAAACACCCATCTCAGTTCGTGGCTTTCATCGCCGGCGTAACAACGGCGATGGTAGTTTCAGTGATGCAAATTTTCGTGCTGATAAATGGGTTGCCTTACAATAAGTTCTCAGTTTCCAGGAACTTTCTCTACTTTACTATGGGCATTGCAATTAGCAGTATGGGTACCGCTTATTGGACGTCGGTGACACCTTTAACGCTGCCCTTACAGTTGCCGCAGATCAGAACTACGCTGCTCATTAATTTTGTCACTGGTGTTGTTGGACTCGCCATTTTATTATGCTTACAGAAGATACGTGAGAGTTGCAAAAATAGCAATCAGACCCAGCGTATGAATTGA
- the LOC120075488 gene encoding uncharacterized protein LOC120075488 isoform X3, translating to MASRLDEEAPSPAAEDQTSEKSWQKSDREFLMIMITFVATIAGRTLPVVFGKTIPTAVSRNFLYFTMGIAISSMGTAYWTSVTPLTLPLQLPQIRTTLLINFVTGVVGLAILLCLQKIRESCKNSNQTQRMN from the exons ATGGCAAGTAGGCTTGATGAAGAAGCACCATCCCCAGCAGCTGAAGATCAAACCTCAGAGAAGTCTTGGCAGAAGAGTGATAGGGAATTTCTAATGATAATGATAACGTTCGTCGCAACCATTGCTGGACGAACCCTCCCCGTGGTGTTTGGCAAGACGATACCGACTGCAG TTTCCAGGAACTTTCTCTACTTTACTATGGGCATTGCAATTAGCAGTATGGGTACCGCTTATTGGACGTCGGTGACACCTTTAACGCTGCCCTTACAGTTGCCGCAGATCAGAACTACGCTGCTCATTAATTTTGTCACTGGTGTTGTTGGACTCGCCATTTTATTATGCTTACAGAAGATACGTGAGAGTTGCAAAAATAGCAATCAGACCCAGCGTATGAATTGA